GATGCTCTGGAAGTCATACGAAGCATTGGCATTGTGCGCCCAAAGCCACCCAGAAGATGATATATACAATCTTAAGCTCCATGGCTAAAAACTCATGTCAGCCTATGACTTGAAATATATAACTCTGTGTTACCACTAAACACGCCAGTCGACTGGCGCATTTCAGTTTTATGCCTAACGTAAACTCGATCTAATGTTCAAGTATCTTGTCTATAAGTTCCGGGAACTCCTCGGTTTTCATGGTATTTCCTAGCATATAGTGGCCGTAATCTGGTATATCAATAAACTCCACGTCATCGCGACCGTCGAATGTTTGGCGTACTACTTCAAGGCTTTGTTTAGCCTGCTCGTCATCCAAAGAACTATAAAACACCGATATACCACCTAGGCACCGCTGTGCCATATTTGGATTAATTTTGGTATCGAAAAAATCGCCGTACTTTTTGTTAGGGTCAGTCCACGGCGCCACGAGTATAAGTTTATCTACAGTTACACCCAAGTGCCCACTCATCCACTTCAGCAAAAACCCTGCCCCCCGCACTTAAGCCAACCAGAGTTGTTTCGTGCGTAATACGGCGTTCGCGGCCAAACTCCAACGACCAATCACGGTAGTCCGGTTGATATGGCTTGGGCATCTGCGGACGTGTCACTTGGTAACGATGCTGCTCCAACTTTTTAGTAGCCCACGGAAACCAATTAGCCTCGTAAGGCTTTGGAATGCTTGGGTTCTCATACTTATCCTGCCTGGGTTTGCCATGCACCAAAACTGCGTTTTTCATTAAGTAGTAGTATAAAATATTTACTCAACGATTGCAACTATTTTCCCAAGGGCAGTTAGTTGTTTCTGTGCCTGGCTTAATCTGCTGTATGCCAAAAATAAGTGCACGGTTTGACCAGTACTCTTTACTCTTATCGGTCGCGGCCTCGCTGTCTGGGAATGGCTCGCCTAGTTCGCCAATCCAAGCGCTCCATAACTTGTAAGTGTCGCCTTCTTTTCGTAGCACAATACTAAGATGATTTGTTGGCTCCGGGTCGCGATTTTTAACAAACTTGGTGTAAGTATCCCTACCCTCGCGGATTGCGTAAACAATCTCATCGGATTCATCAACTTTAACGCATTCTGTTTTGCCAATAACTATACCTAGATCCAGCTGAACAGGAACTTCTTCTCCGGTAGCTTCAATCGTAGATAAAGCTTCCCTAACCAACTCTTCCAGCCCTGGGGTAGCCTCAAAATGTGTTGGCGCATGCGAATCTGCCGGGTTCATGTAAACCTGTTCGCCATTTTTAGTCATCCCAAAATCAACTAGCATGTCTTTTATGCGCCTCTTTCTCGTACTGATCTTTCACCGTTATGTAATGTGGTAGTTGATCTTGGCTTATCATTATAAGTTTTTGAAGTGGGCGGGAAGGTTGATGATTTGGACGCGCTGTTGGTTGGTGGTATCGCGATCGCGGACGGTTACTGTGTTGTCTTCTAGGGTGTCGAAGTCTATAACGACACAGTGCGGGGTGCCGATTTCGTCCTGGCGGCGGTAGCGTTTACCGATGTTGCCATTATCATCCCACATGACGTTGCCGATTTCTTTTTTGAGCATCTTGTAAACTTCACGGGCTTTTTCTACCAGCTCCGGCTTGTTTTTGAGTAGTGGCGATACGGCGACTTTTACAGGGGCTAGATGCGCTGGAAGCTTTAGGAATACGCGCTTTTCACCGTTTACCTCGTCTTCTGTATATGCGCTGACAAGCACGGCCATAATAGCGCGCTCCACACCAAAGCTTGGCTCAATCACATGCGGTACAAACGGTTCACTACCATCCTTTGGCCTGTATTCCATGCTTTTGTTACTAACGCGTTCTATATTTTTGAGGTCAAAATCTGTGCGGTACGCTAGCCCAAGTAACTCATCACGCCCATGAGGGTAATCAAACTCGTAATCTATAGTGCGCTCAGAATAATGCGCTAGTTCGTCCTTTGGAACATCAAGCTCATGGATCTTGTCTTCCGGCAAACCGAGGTCACTCAAGAACGCTTTTACATCATTGCGCCACTGCTCGAACGACTCTTCCCAGTTGTCCGGATTAATGAAGTACTCAATCTCCATCTGTTCAAATTCGCGGCTGCGAAACACAAAATCACGTGGGCTAATCTCGTTACGGAACGCCTTACCCTGCTGCGCGATACCAAACGGCAAATCCGGGTATAGAGTATCCACCACATTCTTGAAGTTGGTAAAAATACCTTGCGCCGTTTCAGGTCTAAGGTAGCTAATCGAGTTATCGTCTGCGATAGGGCCAACATTGGTCTTAAACATCATATTGAACTGACGAGCCTGTCCGTATGAATCTTTACTTCCACATTTGACGCATGGCTTTGTATAATCGAGATGATCTTCCCGATAACTTTGACCGCACTTATTACATACCACCATAGGGTCAGTAAAAGTATCGACGTGACCACTAGCCTGCCAGACCTTCTGGTTCATCAAAATAGCCGCATCTACGCCGAACATGTCATCGCGCTCATCAACGAATGTCTTCCACCATAAATCCATAATGTTTTTCTTGAGTGTCACGCCAAGCGGACCGTAATCCCACGTACCAGCCAAACCACCGTAAATCTCCGAACCCTGGAAAATAAACCCCCGCCGCTTACACAGACTAACGATGTCGTCTAACTTAATTTCTTTACTCATATGCGCCATAGTATACACCACCTCTGGGATATGGGCGAGAGATTGACATTAATTATATGTAAGGCGGCAATCCACAAATCAATGTACTTTATACAAAGTAAGCGATAAGTCATAAAACCAAACCTCGTCAGCACCCAGATGAAAATCAAAATCATCAACAATATATTGTTCCAACCAAAAACTCATCACGTTAAACCCAACCTTCTCCTCACCCATCCCCCACCACCCAATCCCAACACACTACCAATCCCATCACAAACTTGCCTCTCAATAAATAATGCTATAGCATACTTTATTGATATGGCACGCAATGACAAAACTTCGCAGATTATTGACGCCATCCTGAGATATGGCTTGACTCCAACCGTATTGGCTACAGGAATGGTTCTCCCTGGGCTACTTGTTGCACTTGATAAACCACTGGATAAAATTTTAAACGGCGTAAATAAGCGTGAAAAAGAAAGAGAGCTCAGACGAGTTCTTAGCTATATGAAGTGGCAAAAACTAATTACGGACAATTACGAATATGGTCTAAAGATCACAGACAAAGGCCGAGAGAGACTAGAGGCTATCGACATAAACAAGTTATCAATAAAAGAGCCCCCTAAATGGGACGGATACTGGCGAATTATTTTTTACGATATCCCCGAAAAGCACAAAGCAGGACGAAACGCCCTAACCTTTAAGCTGCGCTCTGTCGGTTTTTATCAAATGCAAAAAAGTGTTTGGATACATCCCTTGCCCTGTAGAGACGTAATCGAAGCGATCTGCACAGTCTACGGCTTAGAAAAATATGTGACGTATACAGAATGTCGCTCTTTCGATAATGAAGCAGTCCTATTAGAACGTTTTAAGAAAAAATTACCCAAAACTAAGTTCTCAATAAATCGTGCTATAGCATAGTTTATTGTGAAAGAGGTAGGTGAGGGATTGATGGGGGCGAAAAGCTTGAAACCTTAAATGCGGACTAGTCGTTGGAGCATTGTGTTTGTTAGCTGAAGCACGTCGTTTGCGATATTGTCTTTGATACCCTTAACCTGCCCCAACTTTTGCGGGCTGTCCACGGTCAATGCCAGGCGCAATATTTTAATATGTTCAGCGCTGTACGGCGCACCTTCTCGTTCTAAAAACGCCATGTCGTCAAACTCAAACAAATAGGTTTTACCCTCTTGCAAGGTTAGACCTTGTTGAGTTGTTTTGAGGTTGGGACTAAGGCCGGTGATTTTTAACAATTGCATACTAAACCACAGTTCGCTGAGAACCGGTGATATTGTGTCGTCATCCAGTCCTGCCAGTGAGCCACTTAGCGTGTCAAAATAGTCCGAATCTGCTGCTTCTTCGGTTATGCGGTTGGTGCGTTTAAGTAGTTCGTAACCCAACATAGTCCGGTCTATGTCTTTAGCAATATTGCCATAGTTTGCGAGCATACGTGAAGAAATAAGCGTGCCGATTTCGCCCTTGCCTGGTAAATACGTAATATTATTAACACTGAATAGTTCTATACCGCCGGCTAATTTTGAACGCTGACGCCGTACACCACGAGCCATCAGCTTCAGCTTACCGTAATCTGGAGTAAGCACCGTCAGTATACGATCAGCTTCTTGATAATCAGTTCTAGCAAGCACAATACCGGTTGTACTGATATGTGATTTCATACTTTGTATGATTGCAAAGTTCGCTCAACTGCCGATACAACTTGTTGCAACTTGGCCTGAGGTTTGTATAAATATCGAGCAACGCCTAACGAATCTAGTCCAGCCTGGCCAGTCGGTAACATTGACTCTGGCACCATAGTAAGCAAAATAATTGGTATGTCTTGCCAATCTGTATAACTACGGAATTCATACAAAAACTCAATACCATTATGTTCAGCTAGCTGTAGTTCTAGAATAATAATGTCGGGACGATTAACATCGGCTAGCTGCACAGCTTCTTGACCAAGCTTAGCCCAATCTATAGCATGACCAGCCTGCCCTAGCGCTTGCTCATAATTACGCGCCAGTATTGCATCTGGCTCGATAAGCAAAACTCTAGCCATTATGTAGCAACCAGCTCCAACTGAGGACTTAGCGATAATGTCGCCGCTAGTCCAGTTAAGTTACCACGCCGCGTTACTTTCAGCTCACTAGACATTGCCTCAAATAGCGTGTCGGCTACAAACACGCCGGTGCTAGCAGAATGTCCGAACGCCGGCAAGGGCTGGCGTGAAGTTGTCTGTAGGGCACGAGCTTTACGAAACCCTGCTGAAGACAAGCCTTCAAGCTCACCAAAAGCACCCGCTACAATACCACCCTTGCCGCGGTGCGCCGATAAAACCAGGCGTGATTTTTTATCGGTATTTTGCGCTTGAGCTTCAATAAACGAGTAGCCTAAAGCAGTTATGGCAGACTCAAAACTACGGCGATCCGTCATAACCGGCCCATATTTACCGGCTAATTTTAGCTCGATATTGCAAGCATACTCCCGCGCAATTTTATCAAGTTTGTGAGCAGCGTCTTGCAAAACGGATGATACGGTCACCGGCTCCATAGAAAGCGCCAGCTGGCCACTAGCAATCTGAGTAGATAGAACATAACTATCGACGAACTGCAAGGCAGAATCGGCAATTAATTCAATCTGGTTTAGCCTAGCGCTATCGCCGCCACGTGCTAACTGAGATGCCTGCGAGATATGCAGTAGCGGAGTTTTGAGTTGCTCAGCAAGCGACCTCAAAGACTGATCTTGGGCTGTTGATGGCGCAGCTGTCCGTTGATCTCCCATAGCGATAAATCGTACCCTCTCTCGCTCGTTAACTAACTGCCATTATACAATGCGAACGATTCTCAAAATAGTGTAGAACTCACTGCAACGCGCATATAGCCGCTTGGTCAATCCGTTACGGTACGAAACTTAAGTTTCTTAGGATAATGTTATTAAAATCTTTGATATATTCTTGAGATTCGGTTGAAATGCGTAAGGTCTTATCGCGTAGCGGGAACAGGACAACTGTACCAGTTTTACCGCGTTCAATCTCGCCGTTTATACGCGCACCCGTCACGTCCGGTACTTCATCAACGGATATTGCGCTCACATTGACGGTTCCACGTTCACTGTCAGAATCATACTTAGACAGCGCACGATCATAAGCCTCATCAACTACCTCTAGTTTTAATGCAAACGCCGTGTCACCACCAGTATCCGGAACAAAATCCGGGTGGAAATATCCTTCTATAGGTCGGTTACTACGATCTGATTCTATGACATGCGCCGACCATGTTTTGGGGTAACTAATACTTACGCTGCCGAAAGCACTTGGTCCGTTATACTCTTTGAGCGGTCGTTTCTCTCTTTGTATAAACTCCGCCTCTTTTTCTTTTAATGCCTCTGCTACGGCTTCATCGGCGGCTGCTTGGGCTAATTCATCCGCGTTTTGTTTATACTCTTGCCGTTCCATAAATGCCCACGCTCCGAAACCGCCGGCACCTAAAAGCAGTACGACTAATATAATCAACGGAATAATGAGCAGTTTGTGGTGTTGCTTGCGCTGCGAGGCAGAAACTGGGTCAACATTTGGCGGTGGAAAATCCCTCGGAATATCTTGATGATACATATTCTGAGGTGGTTGCTGTTGATTCGTGGTCTGCGCTGCTGCTGGTTGGGGTTGTGGCGTGTTTTGTTGGGCGCCCTGTACTCCACGATCTGGAGAAATAACTGTTTGTGGCTGTGGATTTTGACTTGCTGGAACGGCGCGCTGAACCGGCTGCTGCGGAGAGCGTGGCGTATAGCCTGGTTGGGCACTAGAGCGTTGTGGTTGTCGATAATCTGAATCCATAGTATCCCGCTTATGTTACCAGAGGCAGCCATGACAGAGCAACTTTGTTATGGGTTATTAATACGTATCTAAAAGTTTTTGAATCTCGGCTGACGATAATATGCGGTCGTACACACGTACATAGCCGACTGTCCCATAGAATGGTCTTTAGCAACTGCTGCTGAATCTGCCGCCAATACCCATATGCGTATCCGTATTATCATCTGGTCACTGGCCGGATACATAACTGCATTCAGAGGTTTCTGTTTTTTTGCCACATAAAAGCGTTGCTCATCGCCATCATATGTAAGCGTTAATAGATGCCAATCCGTGTCTACGGGGACGGATGTTCCACCTTGTGAGTAATTGCCATTAACCGCGGCTGCGTAGTTGCCTGATGTATTCGCGCCAATCCAATACGCAGAACTCCCTAACGTCGTTGAAGCTCCCTTGAACAAAAGATACGTCCATGTGCCCGTCCAGTAGCTAAACTTCGCCCAAACGGATATAGTTACCTCATCAATATTTTCAGGAATCGCCGGTACACTTAAGTGATCTTGGGAACTAGAAAAACTGTAGGCACTATTTGGCCTGCCGTGATGATCGGAAGTCATTGATACATCGCCGCCTGTTGATCCATCATTAGCATGCGGCGTACTGTCCTTGACATTACCGTTCAATGCCCAATGCGCGATAAGACCCCTCTGTAAATCCGAAATTTTTATATGTGAGCCTCCGGTTTTATATAGCTCCGCAGCACCCGTCGCGTCAATCGCGTAACTATGTACCCGAAAGCCATCAGCAAGACCTTCCCACATAGCAGTAGTACCCATTTGTGAGCCAACGTAAAGTCCATCGCTATATGTAATGTTGTAGTTACTTGAGAATGTATCAGACAGAGCGCCGTCCTTGTATACCGATAACGTGTCACCATCTTGACCCACAAACAGCCAGTGCGACCATGTGTCTTGCTCGAGGAGCTGCGTCGTATTAATGCTATTATCACCAATTTCTGTTTTTATTGAACCGTTAGCTCGTTGTGTAAGCTTAAAACCTGAGCCGTCCGTCATTGACAAGAAGCTGGACAAAAGTTCTGTACCACCATTTGTCTCCTCACTTGTGTTGAGCCATAACGAAATGCTGAAATCGCTACTGGCATGCCTAAGGTTCGAGTGGTCTGGTATATGGACATAATCTGTACTACCATTAAAAGCAAGAGCCGCAGACGAGCGCTCAAACCTGTCTGACGCTGAAGTTGCTCCTGAAATCGTCCCATGGTTACTGTATGGAGTTGCATCCCGAGCGTGCCCATCCAGACTCCAATGCCCCGTCAACATCTTCTGTGCTTTAGAAATAGATATATCTTGATTATCACGGTATTGGTAACGAACTATCACGATACCAGAGCCTCCGTCACCGCCAGTTGAGCCTTCATCTAGACGTGGCCGCCACCGCCGCCACCGCCAGAGTTTGGAGCACCATCTTCTGCTGAAGCCACCAATCCCCTGAGCCGCTATCAATACCACCGTCACCACCCCCACCGATACCTCCTACGCCGGGGCTGCACTATACCAGCGTGCACCGCCGCCGCCAGCAAATGCACCATTTTCCCCCCAGTTAGCAAATTGTGGAAAGTGTTTTCCTGCACCTCCATCAGTGGACGCTTCCCTGATGATTCAGCGCCACCGCCACCACCGCCGCGACGACTTGTGTGAACACTGGTAGAATTACCGTCACTTCCATCATGACCCTGACCTGATACCCCAGTACCACCGGAGCCATTCGGACTATTTGAATGCGAGCCTCCACCGCCACCGGAACCCCCATTAACTGCATGACGAACTGTACCGCTTGCCCCACCACCGCCTCCTCCGATGGCAGTAAGCGTCCCGAGCGTTGAGTCTCCGCCATTTTCACCTGTCTGTGCTTCAGTGGTTCCATCACCACCGGCTCCACCACCACCCACGACAATAGGTATGCTTGTATCAATATTAAAGTTTGATTCATATATAAGCCCACCTGCACCGCCTCCACCGCCGCGATAATACGCCGCCGAACCACCGCCTCCGCCTCCGCCTGCAACGACCAACACTTCAGCGTAACCCGACTCTACAACCGACAACGTACCAGACTCCTTGAATGCGTGATATCTGTATCTTCCTATTTCTGCAACCTCACCTCCTTCAAAATGCGGATACACAACAGTACCTCCCGGCGACTCTGGAAGCCCATCGATAAACATAATATAGCCGGCGCGTGCTACTGTTGAGAAAAGAATATAGAAACAAGCGACACCGAAGCAAGCAAATATCTGTTTTTACGAATTTTGCGGTAAAGTTCTTTCATATGTGTTGATTTTTACTACTTACTCGCTACCATCATACCATGAGTGCCTAAACGCGGCTGTCCGCTTACGTCTAATGATATTGGTACAGAAACAGCCCCTTGAATTTGTTTTGTGCTTTTTTATCAGGGATCTGGAAGGCGAAGCTAGCTAATTTTACCTTTTTGCCTTTGTATTTTTGAGTAATTTTTTTATCCAACCTTTTCATATATTTATCAAGTAGGAACACGTATATGCCCTCGGCTTCCGGCCAATTAGCGTGCCAAAAATTCTTCCACCGTATTTGTACTAGCTTACGGTATTTCCAGGTGTGAGCGCGTGCCAACAAAACCAATAATGGATTTATCTCATAACCGACAACATTCCAGCCTCGCTGCGCCGCTGCTCTTATTACCCTGCCATCACCGCATCCCAGCTCTAGCATGGTCTGACCTGGCTTTAGGTCTAACATATCAAGCGCTGTGGTGATTTGTCGCTTGGTGGTCGGTAAATAAGGTGCCCCAAACAACACCACAAACCCAAATAATAAAATCAGAGCTACGCCTATAAACAATAATGTTGAAATCATTCCTGCCCAAACTCGGCTTGCACCTTTTTGACTTTGTTTTCGGCTATCTTTAGCTGTTTTTCTAATTCTTTAATAAGCTGCATACCCTGCTCATACAACTTGACTGCTTGATCTATATCCAATTCACCCGATTGAAGTTCGCTCAAAGCCGTATCAAGCTCTGCTTGTAGTGTTTTGTAATCTTTCTTAGCTGCTGCCATAGTACTATTTTACCTTATCTATATGATTAATCTGAGCTTCAAACTGACCATCCCGCAATTGTACTGACACGTTTTGTCCGACACGTATTTTACTGACAGTACCCACCAACAAACCGCCGGCGCGTATGATAGCATAGCCACGTTTGAGCACCTGGGCTGGGTCGAGTAGACCCAATAGTTTGGTTTTTTGCTGAATATTCTGCTGTTCGTCTGATAACAAATCCCTGACCATTCTACGCAAATCGTACCGTTTATCTTGTGCGGCTTGCTTGTGCCGACTAACTGTCTGAGTTAGTGCTTGGGCTAGCTGTTTTTGGCTAGCTGGCAGCTGGCCAAGAACTTGATTTTTATCTGGTGTGAGCAGCTCTGCCGCATTACTTGGTGTACTGGCGCGTTGATCAGCCGCCAGTTCAACCAAACTCACATCTACTTCATGCCCTATTGCCACCAACGTTGGAACCCGGCTGGCCGCCACTGCCCTAGTAACCTGTTCGGTACTAAAGGCTGCTAAATCGTCAGGGCTACCGCCGCCGCGAGTCATAACAATCAAGTCTAAATCCTCATGCGTATTTAGATATTCAAGTGCCGAAATTAATTGAGCCGGCGCAGACTCACCCTGAACCTGAGTATCGACCAACAATACTTCTATTCCACCCCACCTTGTGTTAAGTATTTTAATAAAATCATTATAGGCGGCTGATTCTTTGGAGGTTATCAAACCTATTTTAGCAGGCGGAAACGGCAGAAGACGCTTGCGCTCGGCATCAAATAAGCCCTCGGATTTAAGTTTTGCCTCCAGGAGTGTAGCAGCCCGTTTCAACGACCCTTCGCCGACTGGCTGAATTGACTGCACATTAACGCTAAACCCATACAACGAATGCAAGCGCGGATTTCCGCGTACTTGTAACATCATGCCATCTTCTAGCGGTCCAGGTAACTGATAGACCGTACCAAAAAATTTAACACTAGCATGCTCGTCTTTTAACGTAAAATACACCCACCGGTTTTTACTAACCCGCAAATTAGCCAGCTCACCGACCACGACGACATTAGGATACGCCATTTCTAATGTTTGATTAAGAACGGCAACGAAGTCGGTTGGTGAAAAGATAAGATCGTTCATGTTTCTTGTGGGTGCTTAGCTTGCAAATTTCGTTGATAAAAGAAGTATCCCGGCGGTATCTGAAGCCCCATACTTATTATCCTAAATGTCAGCACAACTGGCAGACTCAAGCCAACCGGTACGCCAGCAGCAGCAAACACGCCAGTCATAAGCGCTTCGTAGATACCAATCCCTCCCGGCAACACCGAAATAATACCGGCGAAGTTTGCAACAGCATACGCCAATATAATCGCACCTGGATTAACCACCTGGCCAAACGCCAAAAATACACTCCAAATGGCAAACACCTCAGAGATATTGGCTGCCGTTGCATAAACCAAAGGCCAACGCAACAAATTAACGTTCTCGCGCAATAATCGATAGTTGTCATGAAGCTCGGTGAACACCGTTTTAACGCTGTTAATCTTAATAGTTTCCGGATGTCGCGGCCTAATAACGTGTATTATTCGATTTACGGCAAGTGTCAAAGTTGTGAAGAAGCCATTTATTCGAGCCTTACTGCTAATAATGTAAACCGCCAGTACCGTACCAACGAACAGTAATGTGGCAAGTGAACCGGCCAC
This portion of the Candidatus Saccharibacteria bacterium genome encodes:
- a CDS encoding glycine--tRNA ligase, encoding MSKEIKLDDIVSLCKRRGFIFQGSEIYGGLAGTWDYGPLGVTLKKNIMDLWWKTFVDERDDMFGVDAAILMNQKVWQASGHVDTFTDPMVVCNKCGQSYREDHLDYTKPCVKCGSKDSYGQARQFNMMFKTNVGPIADDNSISYLRPETAQGIFTNFKNVVDTLYPDLPFGIAQQGKAFRNEISPRDFVFRSREFEQMEIEYFINPDNWEESFEQWRNDVKAFLSDLGLPEDKIHELDVPKDELAHYSERTIDYEFDYPHGRDELLGLAYRTDFDLKNIERVSNKSMEYRPKDGSEPFVPHVIEPSFGVERAIMAVLVSAYTEDEVNGEKRVFLKLPAHLAPVKVAVSPLLKNKPELVEKAREVYKMLKKEIGNVMWDDNGNIGKRYRRQDEIGTPHCVVIDFDTLEDNTVTVRDRDTTNQQRVQIINLPAHFKNL
- the recO gene encoding DNA repair protein RecO yields the protein MKSHISTTGIVLARTDYQEADRILTVLTPDYGKLKLMARGVRRQRSKLAGGIELFSVNNITYLPGKGEIGTLISSRMLANYGNIAKDIDRTMLGYELLKRTNRITEEAADSDYFDTLSGSLAGLDDDTISPVLSELWFSMQLLKITGLSPNLKTTQQGLTLQEGKTYLFEFDDMAFLEREGAPYSAEHIKILRLALTVDSPQKLGQVKGIKDNIANDVLQLTNTMLQRLVRI
- a CDS encoding response regulator, producing MARVLLIEPDAILARNYEQALGQAGHAIDWAKLGQEAVQLADVNRPDIIILELQLAEHNGIEFLYEFRSYTDWQDIPIILLTMVPESMLPTGQAGLDSLGVARYLYKPQAKLQQVVSAVERTLQSYKV
- a CDS encoding LamG domain-containing protein, producing MGVVTVVLIAAQGIGGFSRRWCSKLWRWRRWRPRLDEGSTGGDGGSGIVIVRYQYRDNQDISISKAQKMLTGHWSLDGHARDATPYSNHGTISGATSASDRFERSSAALAFNGSTDYVHIPDHSNLRHASSDFSISLWLNTSEETNGGTELLSSFLSMTDGSGFKLTQRANGSIKTEIGDNSINTTQLLEQDTWSHWLFVGQDGDTLSVYKDGALSDTFSSNYNITYSDGLYVGSQMGTTAMWEGLADGFRVHSYAIDATGAAELYKTGGSHIKISDLQRGLIAHWALNGNVKDSTPHANDGSTGGDVSMTSDHHGRPNSAYSFSSSQDHLSVPAIPENIDEVTISVWAKFSYWTGTWTYLLFKGASTTLGSSAYWIGANTSGNYAAAVNGNYSQGGTSVPVDTDWHLLTLTYDGDEQRFYVAKKQKPLNAVMYPASDQMIIRIRIWVLAADSAAVAKDHSMGQSAMYVCTTAYYRQPRFKNF
- a CDS encoding class I SAM-dependent methyltransferase: MISTLLFIGVALILLFGFVVLFGAPYLPTTKRQITTALDMLDLKPGQTMLELGCGDGRVIRAAAQRGWNVVGYEINPLLVLLARAHTWKYRKLVQIRWKNFWHANWPEAEGIYVFLLDKYMKRLDKKITQKYKGKKVKLASFAFQIPDKKAQNKFKGLFLYQYH
- the xseB gene encoding exodeoxyribonuclease VII small subunit, which translates into the protein MAAAKKDYKTLQAELDTALSELQSGELDIDQAVKLYEQGMQLIKELEKQLKIAENKVKKVQAEFGQE
- the xseA gene encoding exodeoxyribonuclease VII large subunit yields the protein MNDLIFSPTDFVAVLNQTLEMAYPNVVVVGELANLRVSKNRWVYFTLKDEHASVKFFGTVYQLPGPLEDGMMLQVRGNPRLHSLYGFSVNVQSIQPVGEGSLKRAATLLEAKLKSEGLFDAERKRLLPFPPAKIGLITSKESAAYNDFIKILNTRWGGIEVLLVDTQVQGESAPAQLISALEYLNTHEDLDLIVMTRGGGSPDDLAAFSTEQVTRAVAASRVPTLVAIGHEVDVSLVELAADQRASTPSNAAELLTPDKNQVLGQLPASQKQLAQALTQTVSRHKQAAQDKRYDLRRMVRDLLSDEQQNIQQKTKLLGLLDPAQVLKRGYAIIRAGGLLVGTVSKIRVGQNVSVQLRDGQFEAQINHIDKVK
- a CDS encoding lysylphosphatidylglycerol synthase transmembrane domain-containing protein, which translates into the protein MVETIRRKDWKTIATIVTFLALLGTAYALREQIGDTLRNLREVNLWFILLIVPLAATNHYCQGKVYQGVFRILGDRFRTKPMFRLSLEMNFVNNIFPSAGVSGFSYLGLRLRKEGIKAGKTTLVQIMRFALLFISFQLLLGVGLFLLALAGDVNSFVMLVAGSLATLLFVGTVLAVYIISSKARINGFFTTLTLAVNRIIHVIRPRHPETIKINSVKTVFTELHDNYRLLRENVNLLRWPLVYATAANISEVFAIWSVFLAFGQVVNPGAIILAYAVANFAGIISVLPGGIGIYEALMTGVFAAAGVPVGLSLPVVLTFRIISMGLQIPPGYFFYQRNLQAKHPQET